A window from Candidatus Rokuibacteriota bacterium encodes these proteins:
- the thrC gene encoding threonine synthase: MESQARELRCIDCGATQPLGYTLQCPTCGGLLELCYDVDVLRRRGPSAFTGGGLWRYASVLPIADPAHRVSLGEGQTPLLECPRLGARLGVKRLLVKFEGSNPTGTVKDRTSATAVGAALQFGFGVTSVVSSGNAGSSIAAYSARAGLRSLIFCYERASAPKMLHMAATASDLVIYKGVYDDLIALWDRLAEERLFFDCGASRNPYKHEGKKTIAYEIAEQMGWRAPDVVVAPVAVGETFIAAHRGFAEMERLGFIPKRPLMAAAQAARANAITRAWRDKTAIAPLKIGYTVAEGLAAGNPGRKGDWVLRILRETGGVAGQAEDEEILEAQKMLARTEGIWAGPTGSASLAVLMRLLANKQVDPTSTICVIVSETGLKTEAPPPSREAIAFDEASLRRLVLEKLAVGA, translated from the coding sequence ATGGAATCGCAGGCGCGCGAACTCCGCTGCATCGACTGCGGAGCGACCCAGCCTCTCGGCTACACGCTCCAGTGCCCGACATGCGGCGGGCTCCTCGAGCTCTGCTACGACGTCGACGTGCTCCGGCGCCGCGGCCCCTCGGCCTTCACGGGCGGGGGGCTCTGGCGCTACGCGTCCGTCCTGCCCATCGCCGACCCCGCGCACCGGGTCTCGCTCGGCGAGGGGCAAACGCCGCTCCTCGAGTGCCCGCGGCTCGGCGCTCGGCTCGGCGTCAAGCGCCTCCTCGTGAAGTTCGAGGGCTCGAACCCCACGGGCACCGTCAAGGACCGCACCTCGGCCACGGCCGTCGGCGCCGCGCTCCAGTTCGGCTTCGGTGTCACGTCGGTCGTCAGCTCGGGCAACGCGGGCTCCTCCATCGCCGCCTACTCGGCGCGCGCGGGCCTGCGCTCGCTGATCTTCTGCTACGAGCGGGCCTCGGCGCCCAAGATGCTCCACATGGCGGCGACAGCCAGCGACCTCGTCATCTACAAGGGCGTGTACGACGACCTGATCGCGCTCTGGGACCGGCTCGCCGAGGAGCGGCTCTTCTTCGACTGCGGCGCCTCGCGCAACCCGTACAAGCACGAGGGCAAGAAGACGATCGCCTACGAGATCGCCGAGCAGATGGGCTGGCGCGCCCCCGACGTGGTGGTGGCGCCGGTGGCCGTGGGCGAGACCTTCATCGCCGCGCACCGCGGCTTCGCCGAGATGGAGCGCCTGGGCTTCATCCCCAAGCGGCCGCTGATGGCGGCGGCGCAGGCCGCACGCGCCAACGCGATCACGAGGGCGTGGCGGGACAAGACCGCGATCGCCCCGCTCAAGATCGGCTACACCGTCGCCGAGGGGCTCGCCGCGGGCAACCCCGGGCGCAAGGGCGACTGGGTCCTGCGGATCCTGCGCGAGACCGGCGGCGTGGCCGGCCAGGCCGAGGACGAGGAGATCCTGGAGGCCCAGAAGATGCTCGCGCGCACCGAGGGGATCTGGGCAGGACCGACCGGCTCGGCCTCGCTTGCCGTGCTGATGCGCCTCCTGGCCAACAAGCAGGTGGACCCGACCTCCACCATCTGCGTCATCGTGAGCGAGACCGGGCTCAAGACCGAGGCGCCGCCGCCCTCGCGCGAGGCCATCGCCTTCGATGAGGCCTCGCTCCGCCGCCTGGTGCTGGAGAAGCTCGCGGTGGGCGCGTAG